The window TGTGACTGCCTGTGTTATCTGTGTGAGCATGTCTGATTGTGTCTGtgtatctacatttttttttttttttagagaggagagagagagacagagagaaggggggaggagttggaagcatcaactctcccatatgtgccttgaccaggcaagcccagggtttcgaaccggcgacctcagtatttccaggttgacactttatccactgcgccaccacaggtcaggctggaaacggggagaggcagtcagacagactcccacctgcgcccgaccgggatccacccggcacgcccaccaggggcaacgctctgcccaccagggggcgatgctctgcccctccggggcatcgctctgccatgaccagagccactctagcacctggggcagaggccaaggagccatccccagcgcccgggccatcttcgctccaatggagccttggctgcgggaggggaagagagagacagagaggaaggaggggggggtggagaagcaaatgggcgcttctcctgtgtgccctggctgggaatcgaacctgggtcccccgcacgccaggccgacgctctactgctgagccaaccggccaggggcagcCCAGGAACTTTTGAGAAGTATGTGTAAATAGATGTGTCCTAGGAAGGGGTGATCCAGATTGCAAGGTATCCTATGAAAGAAGGACCCTGCTTGGGGTAGGGGTGGTATGAGTGTGTCACAGGGAAAGGGGTTTCCACCGCTGTGATACCTCTGGCTCATTTCTACTCTTCTCTTCAGTCCTGTCTGTGACACCCCTGGATCTCATTGTCCCCCAGTTTTTGGAGGTGGGAACATCTTGGCCTGTGAATTGTACCCTGGAAGGGCTGTTTCCAGCATCAGAGGCACAGGTCCAACTGGCGCTGGGGGACCAGATGCTGAATTCCCAAGTCACGAGCCATGGTGACATGctcacagccacagccacagttGCAGCTAACACAGAGCTGGAGGGCACTCAGAAGATTGTCTGCAGTGTGACCCTGGGGGTCGAGAACTGGGAGACTCAGGAGAATTTGACCATCTATAGTAAGAGGGGCCAGGCCAAAACAGCTAGGGAGGTAAGGCAAGGGAGTGAGGCTTTATTAGCCCAAAGGGCAAGGCACATGGGAAGCCAAGCTGGAAAAGTGGGCACTGAGCTGCCATAGCGGGAGGAGTTGCAGTGGAATGGGGGGGCACTAAGTACTAAGTATATGGCATGAGTGTCCcaagtcgggggggggggcacagagaagttaaaggCAAAGCCTGGATACCCCGAGGGGAAAAATGTGCGTGGAGGGCTAGGATTGCCCAATGTGAGGGAGTGGTTAGCAAACTCCCAGGTAATGTCGCACTTCTTTAGGCTTCTGGGGGCCCATCATGAACTTGAGTGAGCCCACTGACCCTGAGGGCACCACAGTGAATGTGTCTTGCGCTGCTGGAGCCCAAGTGCAGGTCATGCTGGACGGTGTTCCAGCTGCGGCCCTGGGGCAGCTCGCCCTGCTTCAGCTAAACGCCACGGGACAACAGACGCAGCTTCTTCTGCAATGCCAGCCTCAAGGTGGATGGGGTGATCTTGCACAGGGACAGGAGCATCCAACTGCGTGTCCTGTGTGAGTAGATCAACCTGACCTTTAATCTCTCGTTCTCCTGGTTTGGAAAGACTTGAATTCTTCCTCGCCCCATTGTACCTCGAGTGTGTCTGATCACTTGGCGGTCCCACAGATGGTCCCAAGATTGACCCAGCCAAATGTCCTCAGCACCTGATGTGGAAAGATAAAACGACCCAAGTCCTGCAGTGCCAGGTCCGGGGCAACCCAGATCCCCAGGTACAGTGTTTGCACGAAGGTTCCAGGTCCCAGGTGCCCGTCGGGATCCCATTCCGCGTAAGCTTAAACTATAGCGGCACCTACTACTGCCAGGCGGCCAGCTCACAGGGCACCTACACTGTCACCGTGGCGATAAACGTTCAGGGTGAGCTGAGGCGGGTCCGCGGGTCTGGATGGGCAAACCTAGGAGGGGCAATAGTACGAGTATTTACTCCTCGCTTCTCTGCACAGATCGGAACCACCTCACTATCACCATCGTCATAGGGGTGTTGATCCTGACCCTTGTTGTCATCGCAGCTTTATGGTACGTCTTTGGGCTGCAGAAGCGTAGTGACATCTACCATGTCAATCAGGGGAGCACATGGTTGCCCCTCACATCTAGATAGCCTGACGAGGCGCTGGAGGAGCAGCCATCCTGAGCCTCGGGCCACAGGAGTAATGGGCCAAAGACGACAGGAGCTTGGCTGTATCCCCGGGTTCCGCAAAATAAAGCTCTCAAAAGCCGGAGTCTGTGACTTGATTTCATCTACGCGGAGGGGATCTCCCACTGCGCAGCGCGTCCATTGAGTGACATCTCTGCTGCGGAAAGGGGTGGGGCCTGTGGTGCGGAGACGGCATGAACTCCGGGAGGCGGCTGAGCCTTCGCCAATGAGCTGAGGGATTCGAGAAGGAGGAGGGGCTCGATCCGGCCAATAAGGGGGCCCAGCCTCATTGCCGCTCTATGCCGCTCCGCCTCGGCTCGCTGGTCCCAGAAGGCGCCGGGTTTCCCAAGATGGCGGCCGACGTGTCCGTTACTCACCGGCCCCCGCTGAGCCCAGAGGCTGGGACCGAGGTTGAAGCCGATGATGCCACGGAGCGGCGGACGCCCGAAGAAGAACTGCTACCGCTAGATCCAGAGGAGATCAGGAAACGCCTGGAACACACCGAACGCCAGTTCCGTAACCGCCGTAAGATACTGATCCGAGGCCTCCCGGGGGACGTGACCAACCAGGTATGGGGGGGGGCGGTGTGGGAGCGTGGCGGGAAATACCACCGTGCGCGTGCGCGGGGGGAACCAGGCAACACTATCGCTGGtgtgcctggggggagggggcgtcgGCTGTAGAGTCCAAGCGCAAAATCCACGAGGGTTTGGGAGAGACCAAGAACGGGTTGTGGGGGAGCGGTGATGGAGGGAGAAACCAATTCTGGACAGAGGGAGGACGTTGCTAGGGGCGACCACAGGCTTGAAAGAGAGACCAAGTGATTGAAGTGGGCGAGCAGCTTTGACCAAGTTGAGGGATTGTGAATGGGCAGCTAGACTGGGTCTGTGGAAATAGGAACGCTAGTTCCCTGCTCTGTGATTTTCCTCATTCCCCTCTGCCATGGGGTGGCGGAACTTCATAGCCAGCAGTTTCAGGATTGGCTAGAAGTACCCTTAGCATGGTTTATTAACTTCTCTTAGAGTAGATCAGAAGTTGAAGCAACTCCTGGGGTCTTTCTTCTCCAAAAGTCCCAGGACTAATTTGGAAAAAGTGGTCTTCAGCCCCCAGCCTGTAGACCTGAAAGAAAGGAGGGGCTGGTGTTCTGTGGAGTTCCCTTGGCTGATCTGGCCAGGGGTGCTCTTTTCTTGGGGCCCACAGGGCAGGTCttcccagtgacctttggacccAAGGAGATTACATCTGGTATGCCCTGCCCTGCAGTGGTGAAATGGGTTCTTTCTTCCTGTTGGTGAGAATTCCTGCTCTCTGGCCCATCATCACATCTGCCACTGGCTCACTCTTCCTGTAAGTGGGCACATGGATGATGAGGCCCCCAGAGTTTGGGGAGGAGCGTGACTTGAGGCAGACCTGGGACAAGCACCATTAAGCCTGGTCTGGTTTGTTTCTAGAAGTGGCCCTCCTCCTAGCACCTACCATCTCCCATCTAGGAACACAAGCTAGGAACACGTTGTGTCTCCTGCAGGGTGCACAGTGTATCTGACACAAGAAGGCTTAGAGCCTCGTCTCCCCCACAGCTGACTTGCAAGAAGGAGGCTGTATCAGCAGAAGGGAATTGGGAAGTACCTGAAGCCTCACAATCTGGGCTTCAAGTTTGCAGGCTCCCCAGTCAGGTACCCCTGGATGGCATTCCTGCTGCTTGACCAACCCCATTactttcacctctctgagccccagtttcttcatctgcaaaatggattTATTAATACCTAACTTGTAGTGTTGCTGGAAAGAGTCAGTTTTGCCAGTTGAGGGTCAGACAGGTTAACCAACTTCCTTAAGGGCATACAGCATCGCTAGGACTTGAATTCAGACATAATTGGCTCTCTAAGAGTGTGTTGTGTTGGTTAAGAATATGGGGTCTGCATTTAGActctgaatcccagctctgccagttATGTCTTCAATGGCTTTGGCCAAGTAGTTctctgagtcttgttttcttctttgtaaaatggggaATAGAACTGACCTGCCTTTGTAGCTGTTCCATGTGCAGGTAGCACTGGATTGCTTCCTTCAGTCCGTGATGACTCCCTGTCCTTTGGCTTCTGTTTCCGCAGGAAGTGCACGACCTGCTCAGCGACTATGAGCTCAAATACTGTTTTGTGGACAAATACAAAGGGACAGGTTTGTGGGGCCGTGGGGTGGGTTAGTGACAAGGGGCAATGCTCCCAAAAGTTGGAAGCTTTCCAGCCCAGTGTCTCCTCTCGTGAACTTTGGGCCCAACATCATCTTGTCCCCTAGGCCAGCACAGGATTGTTACCCCAGTCTTGCCTGTATGCCCGTTATGGCACATCCTTGATATTCCTATTACTATTCCAAGCTGCTTAGCCACAGACCTGAACATTGGGCTCCCTTGCTTCCCATACCATCTCCCCCTACACACAACAGCCAGTCACCCAGACCTATATGGTCTTCTTTAAGCACTCCAAAACAATTGGTGCCCCTCCATTTCTGCCAGAATGGCAGCCTCCCTCTGGCCTCTCTGCCTGCATGACTTTACACTCCTACTTGCCCTCTCCCAGGGAGCCAGGGTTGATCAAATCTGACCAGTCTTATTGCAAATCTGATCAAACCTAATCCTAActtgattgtttttcttcttaaaacttgtCTGAGGctcctgttttttttaaatctgaggcTCCTCTTGACATTATCTTGCAAAGATGTGCTCCATCTGGCCTTTCCATCTCCTCGGTGGCAAGCTTCCAGGCATTCCCTCTGCCACTGGTCTTAGCTATCCCCTCTTCTATCCAGGTGAAGTCAGGCAGCTCCTCACAGTGCTCCAagtcccctctctctgtcataacACTGATCACTCTGGGCTGTTGCTGTTGGCTCACTCACCTGCCTTCTGCACTGAGTGGTCATCTCCATGAGAACAGGGACAGGTCTTGTCAGACTTGCACCCCACTCCTTGTGGGAGACCCttgctgggtgggtgggtgtccTCTAGTCATTGTGCTTGCACTCTCTAAATTGGGTGAGAAGCAGGTGAGGACAGGAGACCCAGGAGAGCTACCTGATGGGTTAGGGTAGTGGTTAAGATGTGGGCGCTGGAGGCAAATGGATCTGGGTTTGAGTTCTCGTGTGTCCTCATTCTTTGGTCATAGGCAAGTGATTCACTctacctgagcctcagttttctcattagcAAACTGGGCATGACCTGCTTGGGTTGGCCATAAGACCAAACACATTAAAATACCTCAAAATGCTCTGGGTGACTGGCACCTAGTAGATACTTAGTAAACATTGGCAGGGGCAACAGGTCAGAACTGTTTACTGAACATctcacatataaatatacacacacatatatgtacatatatatacacacataaacataggtgtgtatgtgtgcgcacACGCCAGGCATTGAGGATCCAGGAgttaagtgacttttttttatattgtctttgaataaatgtttgttgaacacCAGTATGTGCTGGTACATGACATAGCTGTGACCCAAACAGAGATTATCTAGTTTAGGGGAAGATGTGATTCACACAGCTGCAGGTGCAAAGGTGCAGTGGTTATGGGACCAGAAGCAACAGGACGCTGTGGGAACCCAGAGTTGGGATCTGAAGCAGGAGCGGTCAGGGTAAGCTTCGTGGAGGAAGTGATGTTTTCATTCAGCTTGAAGGGTGGATCAGGGTTAACCAGGTGAGAAATTGGAGATCAGTGTTCCACGCTCAGGGAAAAGCCAAGTGCAAAGGCCTTTTGCTTGGCATGGTCCAGGCAGTAGCAGCAAGAGATGGGAGAGGAGATTATCAAGGCCATGTTGCCAGGCCACACAGGCTCCTTTGGCCCCTGTAGTGAGAAGCCCCTAGATAaacattctttttgtgtgtgtgtgtgtatgtcactCACATCAccctaatctttttcttttctttcttttttttttttttttacagagacagagagtcagagagagggatagacagggacagacagacaggaacggagagatgagaagcatcagtcattagtttcttgttgcgcattgcaacaccttaattgttcattgattgccttctcatacgttccttgaccacgggccttcagcagaccaagtaaccccttgctcgagccagcgaccttggactcaagctggtgagctttttgctcaaaccagatgagcccgcgctcaagctggcgacctcagggtctcgaacctgggtcttccacatcccagtccaatgctctattcactgcgccaccgcccagtcagttGGTTAAACATTCTGATTATCATTTTGAAAAGCTGTAGCTATTGGGTAGACAGCAGACCAGGAGTGGTAGCaaggctgaggcagaggcttggACGTAAGAGCTGTTGGTGGCCTAGAAGGGTGGTGAGGAAGGGGGGCAGAGTGGGACTATGGAGCCCAtctgcctgggttcaagtccagGCTCCTCCCCTTGGGTTGGGGGGATGCTGCTCTGTACCCATTTCCTTGCTGGCACAATGGTGGTTAGGAGGAGTAAGTTATTCCTAATtaacaaatggggaaactgagacctcCACAGCCACTTGAGCTGGAGTTGAAACCCAGGCTCCAGTGGCTGCATGCTTAACCACTATCCTATGTGTCACCCAAGTCATGCACCTACTCCCTATGTGTCACCTAGACAGGTGCACAGTAGGTAAGAGGGCAGGGAGCCCATGAGTAGGTGAGTGCTGCTGTAGTGTAAGAGTAGggtagggaggagggcagggagcagacCTCCTAGAGGTAGGAGATACCTGGGCAAGTTGCTCAGGGCTGACAAGTACCCAGTCTGCTGGGGCCTAGGGTGTGCTGGTTGGGTAATATTCTGAGATCACACATGGTTTAGAGAGAGATAAGGGTGGGCAGCCATGGGGTTGAGGGGCAAATTCTCAAGGTCCTCACTGACCCACTCCCCCTCCTGCTACAGCCTTTGTGACCCTGCTGAACGGGGAGCAGGCTGAGGCTGCCATCAGCACCTTCCACCAGAGCCATCTGCGGGAGCGGGAGCTGTCAGTGCAGCTGCAGCCCACAGATGCCTTGCTCTGTGTGGCCAACCTGCCCCCAAGCCTCACACAGCAGCAGTTCGAGGAGCTGGTGCGGCCCTTTGGTAGCCTGGAGCGTTGCTTCCTGGTCTATAGTGAGCACACCGGCCATTCCAAGGGCTATGGCTTCGCCGAGTACATGAAGAAGGACTCAGCTGCCCGTGCCAAGTCAGACCTGCTGGGCAAGCCGCTGGGTTCCCGCACCCTCTACGTGCACTGGACAGATGCAGGGCAGTTGACGCCTGCCCTGCTCCACTCCCGCTGCCTCTGTGTTGAccacctgcctcctggcttcagTGATGTGGATGCCCTGCGCCAGGCTCTGTCAGCTGTCCACACACCGACTTTCTGCCAGGTGAGCTTGTGCATGGAGTGGGGACCCAGGGAACAGACACCAGTCCTGGAGCCCCTGAGAAGGGTCCTTTGGAGTCGCCTGCCCTCCCCAGTCTCCTCTATCCTTTGTCAGTAAAATCTTGACAATGCCACTTTAACTGAGGTTCTTGTTAGAGAGGCCACATGATACAGTGGGTGACAGCTCAGCTAGGAGCCAGATGACTGAGGTTCAAATCCCTGCACTTCCTCTAGTTACTGGCTTAACCTTGctggcctctctctccccctgtgaAGTGCAGGCAAGACTGCCTTTGTAAAAGCTGGGCAGAGCCTTGTTCACTTTTGCTCCTGCACTCAAATGTTTCTTAAACACCTAATGGGTCCCAGGCCCGGCATTGAGAAGGCTATTCCCAGTGAGCCTGGTCTGTTTAAGTGGACCTGaccagattcatttttttttctcattgatttgagaggggtagagggagagagagaaagagaagcactaactcactgttccactttgttccatttagttgtgtactcattaattgcttcttgtacatgccctgacagggatcaaacctgcaacctcagtgtgctGGGTATGATGCTTTGTCCACTAAGCCACCTGGTAAGGGCTGACCAGATTTATTCTTAAGAAAggatccagccctggctggttggctcagtggtagagcgtcagcctggcgtgcaggagtcccaggttcgattcccggccagggcacacaggagaagcgcccatctgcttctccacccctccccctctccttcctctctgtctctctcttcccctcccgcagccaaggctccattggagcaaagttggcctgggcgctgaggatggctttgtggcctctgcctcaggcactaatgaatggctctggttgcaacagagctatgccccagaggggcagagcattgcccctggtgggcatgccgggtggatcccggtcgggtgcatgcgggagtctgtctgactgcctcccagtttccaacttcagaaaaataaaaaaaaaagagaagattcaatattggccctggctggttgactcagtggtggaacgttggcccggcgtgtggaagtcacgggttcgattcctggccagggcacacaggaaaagcgcccattggcttctccacgcttccccctctccttcctctctatctcttcccctccagtaaccaaggctcctcctcaggcactagaatggctccagccacaatggagcaacgccccagatgggcagagcatcaccccctggtgggcatgccagatggatcccagttgggtgcatgcgggagtctgacacacacacacacacaaaaaaagattcaGTATTCACACATTGGTTAACGAAACCAATCAGGATCAGAGTACTGCACCCTGACTTCAGAGCCCCAGGCAGTGTGGAGGAAGTCTAGTACCTGGCTCAGACCAGACAGTCCTGGGCTTAGAGATCAACTTTGTGGTGTTGGGTGGGGCCCACTCCTCTTGTATGAATGGATGTTAGGGCCTGGGGAATAGGACATTTGTAGGAACTCCTCCCCTTACTCTCTAAGCAgctactgtgtgtcaggccctGAGTAGGGCTCAGGACATAGAGGAATTAGCTCAGGGGCTGGAGGTTGAGGATGGCGAGGCCATGATCAGCTGAAACTACAAGTTCTCTGAGACTGTTTCCCCATCTGGAAATGGGGCTAGCCATACTTTTTGATTGGGTTGTGAAGAGCTGCCTGTTTATTCTTTCACTTACATTAGGCATCCTAGTTGAACAGAGGCCAGGTTCCAAAGTCGGGCAGGTTGAGGTTTGAGCCTCAGTTCTCCTTTTAAGAGCCATGTGGCCTCAGTTGCCCTTTGACCCTTCTGAGTTTCTGTCCATCTGTGATTGTGAGAGGACGTGTCCAGGTCATTGTGTAGGGCCTGGTCAGTGGTGGGCTGATGGCTGGAGCCTTCCCTGCCGGAGCACTCAGAGCGGGTACTGGCTCCAGCCAACAGCCTCCCTGAGCTGCTATGCCTAGGATGGGTGAGACCTTTCTCTGCTCCTGTTGAACTGTTGCTGAGCCATCTTACAAATGAAACCAAGAGCCAGGGATGGGCATTTGTAGACACCCGCCCAGGTTGGCCAGGCAGCCAGTGGAGGTGGGCTGGGAGTCCAGGTCAGGCAGCTGACTCTGGGACCCATGCTCTTAACTGGGAGCCCCTGCTCCTCAAGGTGGCCGATGGCATGCTGGGAGTTGGATGTCCTCCTGGgggcctttattttcttttttaatttctttttttttttttttttttgtatttttctgaagctggaaacggggagagacagtcagacagactcccacctgtgcccgaccgggatccacctggcacgcccaccagggggcaatgctctgcccaccagggggtgatgctctgcccctccggggcgtcgctctgttgcgaccagagccactccagcgcctggggtagaggccaaggagccatccccagcacccgggccatctttgctctaatggagcctcgctgcgggaggggaagaaagagacagagaggaaggagagggggaggggtggaaaagcaaatgggcacttctcctgtgtaccctggccgggaatcgaacccgggatttctgcacgccaggccagtgctctaccactgagccaaccagccagggcctcttttttaatttcttatttattcactttagagagacagggggagagagaaaggggggggaggaacaggaagcatcaaccacatgtgccctggccaggcaagcccagggctttgaactgatgacctcagcattcaaggtcgacACCCTGTCCACtacaccacctcaggtcaggctgggaGCCTTTATATTCAACAGAGTCAAGGTGAGACCGCCAAAGAGATCCCATAGCAACCTATTCTAGTGTACTTTGCTATTTATTCACAGATGAATTTACATATAATTGCTTTATTTCATTACAgagttgctttaaaatatttaaatgctatTGATATGTATAAAGTTGGTTTCACGATATGTGAGAAAAGCATTTTCCGTTTGTTTTTCTGAATGGGCAGTCCAATCGCTTTTGGAAATTTAGCACATTCTTTGGGAAAGTTTCCGTCccagccccccccctttttcctgcAGCCCCTGATCACACCAGTCTGTTGTCTCCTTTCAGTAAGATTTTACTAGGCATTTCCAACAAATGTGTA is drawn from Saccopteryx leptura isolate mSacLep1 chromosome 1, mSacLep1_pri_phased_curated, whole genome shotgun sequence and contains these coding sequences:
- the ICAM3 gene encoding LOW QUALITY PROTEIN: intercellular adhesion molecule 3 (The sequence of the model RefSeq protein was modified relative to this genomic sequence to represent the inferred CDS: inserted 2 bases in 1 codon; substituted 1 base at 1 genomic stop codon), producing MLNSQVTSHGDMLTATATVAANTELEGTQKIVCSVTLGVENWETQENLTIYSFWGPIMNLSEPTDPEGTTVNVSCAAGAQVQVMLDGVPAAALGQLALLQLNATXDNRRSFFCNASLKVDGVILHRDRSIQLRVLYGPKIDPAKCPQHLMWKDKTTQVLQCQVRGNPDPQVQCLHEGSRSQVPVGIPFRVSLNYSGTYYCQAASSQGTYTVTVAINVQDRNHLTITIVIGVLILTLVVIAALWYVFGLQKRSDIYHVNQGSTWLPLTSRXPDEALEEQPS